One Novosphingobium sp. EMRT-2 DNA segment encodes these proteins:
- a CDS encoding lysophospholipid acyltransferase family protein, whose product MAGGWRKLRVGYRYGRALASLVLVLMLSVPWRLAGRWRTSRRAIENAAWDILLRGFGIRVRCHGDRRLVPGTLVLANHLSWVDIAVLARVADVGFVAKADVAGWPLLGVLAQRHGSVFVDRHRRAGVVEAGRELVARLASGRSLVLFAEGTTSTGEGVLPFRTSLVPDQAVDLRMVCPVTLACRDPRQRELVAWVGDDALLPHALALAAAGGATIDVDFGKPLSGGDRKQVVREAQARIALRLADLLGGCAAPTEDQAATLKRAA is encoded by the coding sequence ATGGCCGGAGGCTGGCGGAAATTGCGCGTGGGGTATCGCTATGGTCGCGCGCTTGCCTCGCTCGTTCTTGTGCTGATGCTGTCGGTGCCCTGGCGGCTCGCTGGCCGCTGGCGCACGTCACGCCGCGCGATCGAGAACGCGGCGTGGGACATCCTGTTGCGCGGCTTCGGCATTCGCGTGCGCTGCCATGGCGACCGGCGCCTGGTGCCGGGTACGCTGGTGCTGGCGAATCACCTGTCGTGGGTCGACATCGCGGTGCTGGCGCGCGTGGCGGACGTGGGTTTCGTTGCCAAGGCGGATGTTGCGGGCTGGCCGCTGCTGGGCGTTCTGGCGCAGCGGCACGGCAGCGTGTTCGTCGATCGTCATCGCCGGGCCGGTGTGGTCGAGGCGGGGCGGGAGCTTGTCGCGCGGCTGGCGTCGGGGCGCTCGCTGGTTCTCTTTGCCGAGGGCACGACCAGTACCGGGGAGGGCGTGCTGCCTTTCCGCACCAGCCTTGTTCCCGATCAGGCGGTGGACCTTCGCATGGTCTGTCCGGTCACGCTGGCCTGCCGCGATCCGCGCCAGCGGGAGTTGGTCGCCTGGGTCGGGGACGACGCCCTGCTGCCGCACGCGCTGGCGCTGGCCGCTGCCGGGGGTGCGACGATCGACGTCGATTTCGGCAAGCCGCTGAGCGGCGGGGATCGCAAGCAGGTCGTCCGTGAAGCGCAAGCCCGAATCGCGCTGCGCCTGGCCGACCTGCTGGGCGGTTGCGCCGCCCCGACGGAAGATCAGGCTGCCACGCTGAAACGGGCGGCGTAG
- the tig gene encoding trigger factor produces the protein MQIVETTNEGLKRAYTVTIPAADIASRVEGEVKKITPQVRMPGFRPGKVPANLVRKIHGPALHQEALNTTIRAALDKLVADHKLRPAVQPSVALGDGYAEGQDAELTVALEVLPDIAAPSLDGLKLEKLVVPVGEDQVDEAVNRIAAGQKKFTDAPKNAKAKEGDQLIIDFLGKVDGVAFEGGTAEDQPLEIGSGRFIPGFEEQLTGLKVGDEKVITVTFPEDYPAENLKGKEATFDITVKAVKHGGEFVADDEFAKMLGLESLEQLRGLLKGQLEQETAGLTRTQMKRALLDQLAAGHDFAVPPSMVEAEFEQIWQQLTHEASHEENPEEALKEIEAEKEDYRKIAERRVRLGLLLSEIGQANGVQVSAQEMEMLIRQAAQQYREEDRQRFIEYVRSEPLAAAQLRAPLYEDKVVDFLFDKAEVAEREVTRDELQAAIEAEEGVTPAAEAKPAAKKKAPAKKKAEAPAEEAPAAEAPAEEAKPAAKKAAPKKKAAAPAEAPAEEVAAEKPAPKKKAPAKKKAEEA, from the coding sequence ATGCAGATCGTCGAGACCACCAACGAGGGCCTGAAGCGCGCCTACACCGTGACCATCCCGGCCGCCGACATCGCGTCGCGCGTCGAAGGGGAAGTGAAGAAGATCACGCCGCAGGTGCGGATGCCCGGCTTCCGCCCCGGCAAGGTGCCCGCGAACCTCGTGCGCAAGATTCACGGCCCGGCGCTTCACCAGGAAGCGCTCAACACCACCATCCGCGCCGCGCTGGACAAGCTCGTGGCCGATCACAAGCTGCGCCCCGCCGTGCAGCCCTCGGTCGCGCTGGGCGATGGCTATGCCGAAGGGCAGGACGCCGAACTGACCGTCGCGCTCGAAGTCCTGCCGGACATCGCCGCGCCGTCGCTCGATGGCCTGAAGCTTGAAAAGCTGGTCGTGCCCGTGGGCGAGGACCAGGTGGACGAAGCCGTCAACCGCATCGCCGCCGGGCAGAAGAAGTTCACCGACGCGCCGAAGAATGCCAAGGCCAAGGAAGGCGATCAGCTGATCATCGATTTCCTCGGCAAGGTCGATGGCGTCGCCTTCGAGGGCGGCACCGCCGAAGACCAGCCGCTGGAAATCGGTTCGGGCCGCTTCATCCCCGGCTTCGAGGAACAGCTCACCGGTCTGAAGGTCGGCGACGAGAAGGTCATCACCGTCACGTTCCCGGAAGACTATCCAGCCGAGAACCTGAAGGGCAAGGAAGCCACCTTCGACATCACGGTGAAGGCGGTGAAGCACGGCGGCGAGTTCGTGGCCGATGACGAGTTCGCCAAGATGCTCGGCCTTGAGAGCCTGGAGCAGCTGCGCGGCCTGCTCAAGGGCCAGCTCGAACAGGAAACCGCCGGCCTCACCCGCACTCAGATGAAGCGCGCGCTGCTCGACCAGCTGGCCGCCGGCCACGATTTCGCCGTGCCGCCGTCGATGGTCGAAGCCGAATTCGAGCAGATCTGGCAGCAGCTGACCCACGAAGCGAGCCACGAGGAAAACCCCGAGGAAGCGCTGAAGGAGATCGAGGCGGAGAAGGAAGACTACCGCAAGATCGCCGAACGCCGCGTCCGTCTTGGCCTGCTCCTGTCGGAAATCGGCCAGGCCAACGGCGTGCAGGTGTCCGCGCAGGAAATGGAAATGCTGATCCGCCAGGCGGCCCAGCAGTACCGCGAGGAAGATCGCCAGCGCTTCATCGAGTACGTCCGTTCGGAACCGCTTGCCGCCGCCCAGCTGCGCGCCCCGCTCTACGAGGACAAGGTCGTCGACTTCCTGTTCGACAAGGCCGAAGTGGCTGAGCGCGAAGTGACGCGTGACGAGCTGCAGGCCGCCATCGAAGCCGAAGAAGGCGTGACGCCGGCGGCCGAAGCGAAGCCCGCCGCGAAGAAGAAGGCTCCGGCCAAGAAGAAGGCAGAAGCCCCCGCCGAGGAAGCGCCCGCCGCCGAAGCCCCGGCCGAGGAAGCCAAGCCCGCCGCGAAGAAGGCCGCGCCGAAGAAGAAGGCGGCCGCTCCCGCTGAAGCTCCGGCCGAGGAAGTCGCTGCCGAAAAGCCGGCTCCGAAGAAGAAGGCTCCGGCCAAGAAAAAGGCTGAAGAGGCCTGA
- the sppA gene encoding signal peptide peptidase SppA has protein sequence MKFARSAWKLLVAVKDALVLLFLLLFFWALYAVLTLRPAPGMVREGALYLVLDGPVVEERSHIDPLSLLTSGEKPRREYRERDIARAIEQAATDSRIKVIVLDLEKFAGGRQVHLSHIGAAMDKARAAKKPVLVRAVMYQDDGVQLAAHASEVWVDPIGGAIVTGPGGTNLYYKALLDRLKVKAHVFKVGTYKSAVEPYIRDDASPEAKEALNAVYTALWDSWQAEVKKARPKANLALVTGDPVKWLAESNNDAAQAALKAGLVDKLGDRIAFGKRVAELAGADPSAGLGAFRSTDMATYLADKPEPREGKAIAVVTIAGEIVDGDAGPGTAGGDRIAALLDKAAASDDYAGLVVRVDSPGGSVLASERIRAAIERIKAKGLPVAVSMANLAASGGYWVSTPGQRIFAEPDTITGSIGIFAVIPTVEDTIAQYGVHADGLRTTPLAGQPDLLGGLTPAFQGLLQGQIENNYRRFIGLVGASRHKTPEQVDAIGQGRIWDGGTARQIGLVDQFGGLDDALAWTAKAAKVDKWHPVFLGSGDGTVRSLLEQMASDDGDAAAAPSGDLAGFVALRQQALAGRLMADVSRLLSGRGAQAYCLECVGDDRAAAPPAAHQGWGLLAALARLAR, from the coding sequence ATGAAATTCGCCCGCTCGGCCTGGAAGCTCCTCGTCGCCGTCAAGGACGCTCTCGTCCTCCTGTTCCTCCTGCTGTTCTTCTGGGCGCTCTACGCGGTGCTCACGCTGCGTCCGGCCCCCGGCATGGTGCGTGAAGGCGCGCTCTATCTGGTGCTCGATGGCCCGGTGGTGGAGGAACGTAGCCATATCGATCCGCTGAGCCTGCTGACCAGCGGCGAGAAGCCGCGTCGGGAATACCGCGAACGCGACATCGCCCGCGCGATCGAGCAGGCGGCCACCGATTCGCGGATCAAGGTGATCGTGCTCGATCTCGAGAAGTTCGCGGGCGGGCGGCAGGTCCATCTCAGCCATATCGGCGCGGCGATGGACAAGGCCCGGGCGGCGAAGAAGCCGGTGCTGGTCCGCGCGGTGATGTATCAGGACGATGGCGTGCAACTGGCGGCCCATGCCAGCGAGGTCTGGGTCGATCCGATCGGCGGCGCGATCGTGACCGGCCCCGGTGGCACCAACCTTTATTACAAGGCGCTGCTCGACCGGCTGAAGGTGAAGGCGCACGTCTTCAAGGTCGGCACCTACAAGAGCGCGGTGGAACCCTACATCCGCGACGATGCCTCGCCCGAAGCGAAGGAAGCGCTAAACGCGGTGTACACCGCGCTGTGGGACAGCTGGCAGGCCGAAGTGAAGAAGGCCCGGCCCAAGGCGAACCTAGCGCTGGTGACGGGCGATCCGGTGAAGTGGCTGGCCGAAAGCAATAACGATGCGGCGCAGGCGGCGCTCAAGGCCGGGCTGGTCGACAAGCTGGGCGATCGCATCGCCTTCGGCAAGCGCGTGGCCGAACTCGCGGGCGCCGATCCGTCGGCCGGGCTTGGCGCGTTCCGCTCCACCGACATGGCGACCTATCTCGCCGACAAGCCTGAACCGCGCGAAGGCAAGGCGATCGCCGTGGTGACCATCGCGGGCGAGATCGTCGATGGCGATGCCGGGCCGGGGACCGCGGGCGGCGACCGGATTGCCGCGCTGCTCGACAAGGCGGCGGCCAGCGATGACTACGCCGGGCTGGTGGTGCGGGTCGATTCGCCGGGCGGATCGGTGCTGGCCTCGGAACGGATTCGCGCCGCGATCGAACGGATCAAGGCCAAGGGGCTGCCGGTGGCCGTGTCGATGGCGAATCTGGCCGCAAGCGGTGGATACTGGGTCTCCACGCCTGGCCAGCGCATCTTCGCGGAGCCGGACACGATCACCGGCTCGATCGGAATCTTCGCCGTGATCCCGACCGTCGAGGACACCATCGCGCAGTATGGCGTCCACGCCGATGGTTTGCGCACGACGCCGCTGGCTGGCCAGCCCGACCTGCTGGGCGGGCTGACACCGGCGTTCCAGGGGCTGCTGCAGGGCCAGATCGAAAACAACTATCGCCGCTTCATCGGCCTTGTCGGCGCATCGCGCCACAAGACGCCCGAGCAGGTCGATGCCATCGGCCAGGGTCGCATCTGGGATGGCGGCACCGCGCGTCAGATCGGTCTTGTCGACCAGTTCGGCGGGCTGGATGATGCGCTGGCGTGGACCGCCAAGGCGGCCAAGGTCGACAAGTGGCACCCCGTTTTCCTGGGATCGGGCGATGGCACGGTGCGCAGCCTGCTGGAACAGATGGCCAGCGACGACGGGGACGCCGCGGCGGCGCCATCGGGCGATCTGGCCGGCTTCGTTGCCTTGCGCCAGCAGGCGCTGGCGGGCCGGTTGATGGCCGATGTCTCGCGCTTGCTGTCGGGGCGCGGTGCGCAGGCCTATTGCCTGGAATGCGTGGGCGATGACCGCGCCGCCGCTCCTCCCGCCGCGCATCAGGGCTGGGGCTTGCTGGCCGCGCTGGCGCGCCTGGCGCGCTGA
- a CDS encoding aspartate carbamoyltransferase catalytic subunit, giving the protein MQPSTPTSSAAPPSARYPAGGLAFPHRDLTGIGRLARHEILFLLDEAEQWVELNRQSQKRAEVLSGLTIINAFFENSTRTLLSFEIAGKRLGADVVNMHAATSSVKKGETLIDTAMTLNAMRADAIVIRHASSGAVRLIAEKVDCPVLNAGDGQHEHPTQALLDALTIRHALKRPPGSDLNGLRVTICGDILHSRVARSNILALTALGCDVSVCAPPALMPAEIEAMGVKPFHDFDAALKGAQVVMMLRLQQERMSGQFIPSPREYRHLYGLTLDRLAKAEADAFVMHPGPMNRGVEIDSQVADHPTRSLITRQVERGVAIRMACLDVLTRRARGVPGWAEEQGVLT; this is encoded by the coding sequence ATGCAACCATCGACCCCCACCTCCTCCGCCGCACCGCCTTCGGCCCGCTATCCCGCCGGCGGCCTTGCCTTTCCCCATCGCGATCTGACCGGGATCGGCCGGCTTGCCCGGCACGAGATCCTGTTCCTGCTGGACGAGGCGGAACAGTGGGTGGAGCTGAACCGGCAATCGCAGAAGCGCGCCGAAGTCCTCTCGGGCCTCACCATCATCAACGCCTTCTTCGAGAATTCCACCCGCACGCTGCTGTCGTTCGAGATCGCGGGCAAGCGGCTGGGCGCGGACGTGGTCAACATGCACGCCGCCACGTCCAGCGTGAAGAAGGGCGAAACGCTGATCGACACGGCGATGACGCTGAACGCGATGCGCGCGGACGCCATCGTCATCCGCCACGCCAGTTCCGGCGCGGTGCGGCTGATCGCCGAAAAGGTCGATTGCCCGGTGCTCAACGCGGGCGACGGCCAGCACGAGCATCCCACGCAGGCACTGCTCGACGCGCTGACCATCCGCCATGCGCTGAAGCGCCCCCCCGGCAGCGACCTGAACGGCCTGCGCGTGACGATCTGCGGGGACATCCTGCACAGCCGCGTCGCCCGCTCCAACATCCTGGCCCTGACCGCGCTGGGCTGCGATGTCAGCGTCTGCGCGCCGCCCGCGCTGATGCCGGCCGAGATCGAGGCGATGGGCGTGAAGCCCTTCCACGATTTCGACGCGGCGCTGAAGGGCGCGCAAGTGGTGATGATGCTGCGGCTCCAACAGGAACGGATGAGCGGCCAGTTCATCCCCTCCCCCCGCGAATACAGGCATCTGTACGGGCTGACGCTCGACCGGCTCGCCAAGGCGGAAGCCGATGCCTTCGTCATGCATCCCGGCCCCATGAACCGGGGCGTGGAGATCGACAGCCAGGTGGCCGACCATCCAACCCGCAGCCTGATTACCCGGCAGGTGGAACGCGGCGTCGCCATCCGCATGGCCTGTCTGGACGTGCTGACACGGCGCGCGAGAGGCGTGCCCGGCTGGGCCGAAGAACAGGGAGTCCTTACATGA
- a CDS encoding dihydroorotase family protein translates to MTPRPLTITGGRLVLPEGEPVAGALRCENGRIVAIGNVSPAEGDDVIDARGALIAPGLVDLGVFAIDKPAFHFGGITRAALMPDQGPPLDHPARVRFAAQSGKPDFWVHPLAAATRGLEGAELAELALMREAGARAVATGRNWIADSGVMLRLLRYCAMLGLVVITHAEDAGVTGAAVATAGEMATRLGLPSAPAEAEALAVARDITLAELSGCHVHFRQVTTARALDLVRKAKARGAPVSAGVTPAHFMLSDLELADFRTFCRLSPPLRSDADRKAVIAAIADGTIDVIASGHDPRGPEDKRLPFADAEPGMAGAETLLPLTLTLVRDGHINLARAFDLLAGAPARLLGVDAGRLETGWEADIALIDPVRPWIVDSDKMAASAGNTPFDRRPVEGRVNALFKGGKLIA, encoded by the coding sequence ATGACCCCGCGCCCGCTGACCATCACCGGCGGCAGGCTGGTGCTGCCCGAAGGCGAACCCGTTGCCGGCGCGCTGCGCTGCGAGAACGGGCGGATCGTGGCGATCGGGAATGTTTCGCCGGCGGAAGGCGATGACGTGATCGACGCGCGCGGCGCGCTGATCGCGCCGGGCCTCGTCGATCTGGGCGTCTTCGCCATCGACAAGCCGGCGTTCCACTTCGGCGGCATCACCCGCGCCGCGCTGATGCCCGATCAGGGGCCGCCACTGGACCATCCGGCGCGCGTCCGCTTCGCCGCGCAATCGGGTAAGCCCGATTTCTGGGTCCACCCGCTCGCCGCCGCCACGCGCGGGCTGGAAGGCGCGGAACTCGCCGAACTGGCCCTGATGCGCGAGGCCGGCGCACGCGCGGTCGCGACCGGGCGGAACTGGATCGCCGATTCGGGCGTGATGCTTCGGCTGCTGCGCTATTGCGCGATGCTCGGGCTGGTCGTCATCACCCATGCCGAGGATGCCGGCGTCACCGGCGCGGCCGTGGCCACCGCCGGCGAGATGGCGACCCGGCTGGGCCTGCCGTCCGCCCCGGCCGAGGCCGAAGCGCTGGCGGTGGCGCGCGACATCACGCTGGCCGAACTATCGGGTTGCCACGTCCACTTCCGGCAGGTGACGACCGCGCGCGCGCTGGATCTCGTACGCAAGGCCAAGGCGCGCGGCGCGCCGGTGAGCGCGGGCGTGACCCCGGCGCATTTCATGCTGTCCGATCTGGAACTCGCCGATTTCCGGACGTTCTGCCGCCTTTCGCCGCCGCTGCGCAGCGATGCCGATCGCAAGGCGGTGATCGCCGCGATCGCCGACGGCACGATCGACGTGATCGCATCGGGCCATGATCCGCGCGGCCCCGAGGACAAGCGCCTGCCCTTCGCCGATGCCGAACCGGGCATGGCCGGGGCGGAAACGCTGTTGCCGCTGACGCTGACTCTGGTGCGCGATGGTCATATCAATCTTGCCCGCGCGTTCGACCTGCTTGCCGGTGCCCCGGCACGCCTGCTGGGCGTGGATGCCGGAAGGCTGGAGACCGGCTGGGAAGCCGATATCGCGCTGATCGATCCGGTCCGTCCCTGGATCGTCGATTCGGACAAGATGGCAGCCAGCGCCGGCAACACGCCGTTCGACCGGCGGCCCGTGGAAGGCCGGGTCAACGCCCTGTTCAAGGGCGGCAAGCTGATCGCCTGA
- a CDS encoding tetratricopeptide repeat protein, with amino-acid sequence MQPSIDFTAPRAAPLRRRLRMGLATALAAGLLAGCAAGGPHADKIAANARAELGGGHADKAVALAEKAVLSDPRNGAYRLLLGNSYLRAGRFESARQAYDEAMELGEDSGKAALSLALAEIGMGRSNEAVDTLNSYRDAIPVEDYGLALALAGRTGEGIEMMANALRTSGTNPKIRQNLAFALALHGEWKEARVMASFDVPADQLDARIQQWAAMGNPEDVRLRVASLIGAPVREDAGQPTALALANFPETAQLADAAAAKAETPKAGNAGAAPTLAKAAVEELPALDTAPAPRVADASTQPRPAQLAMIDAPAAKAAPVAVVQPQARPYRIAAPVTHPAVRLSARPVAKPASRLAVRPTVAPGTHLVQLGAFSTADGARRAWRHFASRNPALAGYRNVTTEVTVNGRHFWRVQAAGFVGQASAATLCRSVKARGGACLVMAAPRVAPPQPGRPSDTRLARLR; translated from the coding sequence ATGCAGCCCTCGATCGATTTCACCGCACCGCGCGCTGCCCCGCTTCGCCGGCGGCTGCGCATGGGGTTAGCCACCGCGCTGGCGGCTGGCCTGCTCGCGGGCTGTGCGGCCGGCGGGCCGCATGCCGACAAGATCGCGGCCAATGCCCGCGCGGAACTGGGTGGCGGCCATGCCGACAAGGCGGTCGCCCTCGCGGAAAAGGCCGTGTTGTCCGATCCGCGCAACGGCGCTTACCGCCTCCTGCTGGGGAACAGCTACTTGCGCGCCGGCCGCTTCGAATCCGCGCGGCAGGCCTATGACGAGGCGATGGAACTGGGCGAGGACAGCGGCAAGGCCGCGTTGAGCCTTGCGCTGGCCGAAATCGGCATGGGCCGCAGCAACGAGGCGGTCGACACGCTGAACAGCTATCGCGATGCCATTCCGGTCGAGGACTATGGGCTGGCGCTAGCGTTGGCCGGCCGTACCGGCGAAGGCATCGAAATGATGGCTAACGCGCTGCGTACCAGCGGGACCAATCCCAAGATCCGCCAGAATCTTGCATTCGCCCTGGCGCTTCATGGCGAATGGAAGGAAGCCCGGGTCATGGCTTCGTTCGATGTGCCCGCCGACCAGCTCGACGCGCGCATCCAGCAATGGGCGGCCATGGGCAATCCCGAGGACGTGCGCCTCCGCGTGGCCTCGCTGATCGGTGCTCCGGTACGCGAAGATGCCGGCCAGCCGACGGCGCTGGCGCTCGCCAACTTCCCGGAAACGGCGCAACTGGCCGACGCCGCCGCGGCGAAGGCGGAGACGCCGAAGGCAGGCAACGCCGGCGCGGCCCCCACGCTGGCCAAGGCCGCCGTGGAGGAACTGCCGGCGCTCGATACCGCGCCCGCTCCACGAGTGGCGGACGCTTCGACGCAGCCGCGCCCCGCGCAACTGGCGATGATCGACGCGCCCGCGGCGAAAGCCGCGCCGGTCGCGGTGGTTCAGCCGCAGGCCCGGCCCTATCGCATCGCCGCACCGGTGACGCATCCGGCTGTTCGTCTTTCCGCGCGCCCGGTGGCCAAGCCGGCAAGCAGGCTGGCGGTGCGTCCCACGGTCGCACCGGGCACGCATCTGGTACAGCTGGGTGCGTTCTCCACCGCCGATGGCGCACGCCGGGCCTGGCGTCACTTCGCGTCGCGCAATCCGGCGCTGGCGGGCTATCGCAACGTGACCACCGAGGTCACCGTCAACGGCCGCCACTTCTGGCGCGTGCAGGCGGCTGGCTTCGTCGGGCAGGCTTCCGCCGCCACGCTGTGCCGCTCGGTCAAGGCGCGCGGCGGCGCGTGCCTCGTCATGGCCGCGCCCCGTGTGGCTCCGCCGCAGCCGGGCCGCCCCTCCGATACCCGTCTCGCGCGGTTGCGCTGA
- a CDS encoding ParA family protein, translated as MRVLALASQKGGSGKTTLSGHLAVQAQRAGAGPVVLIDIDPQGSLADWWNEREAEYPAFAQTTVARLAADLAVLRQQGFKLAVIDTPPAITMAIQSVISVAELIVVPTRPSPHDLRAVGATVDLCERAGKPLIFVVNGATPKARITSEAAIALSQHGTVAPVTLHHRTDFAASMIDGRTVMEVDPKGRSAQEVTALWTYISERLERNFRRTVFAVPAQPAPVIGAAPRAAGGFGRRVSGS; from the coding sequence TTGCGCGTATTGGCTTTGGCATCGCAGAAGGGCGGATCGGGAAAGACCACCCTGTCCGGTCATCTTGCCGTGCAGGCGCAGCGCGCCGGCGCCGGCCCGGTCGTTCTCATCGACATCGATCCGCAGGGGTCGCTGGCTGATTGGTGGAATGAGCGCGAGGCGGAATACCCGGCCTTCGCCCAGACCACCGTGGCCCGTCTGGCCGCCGACCTTGCCGTTCTGCGCCAGCAGGGCTTCAAGCTGGCCGTAATCGATACGCCACCGGCGATCACGATGGCGATCCAGTCGGTTATCTCCGTGGCGGAACTGATCGTCGTGCCCACGCGCCCCAGCCCGCATGACTTGCGCGCCGTTGGCGCCACGGTCGATCTGTGCGAGCGCGCCGGAAAGCCGCTGATCTTCGTGGTAAACGGCGCGACGCCCAAGGCACGCATCACCTCCGAAGCGGCGATCGCGCTGTCGCAGCACGGCACCGTAGCCCCCGTAACGCTGCACCACCGCACCGATTTCGCGGCCTCGATGATCGATGGGCGCACGGTGATGGAAGTCGATCCCAAGGGGCGTTCGGCGCAGGAAGTCACTGCGCTGTGGACCTATATTTCCGAACGGCTCGAACGCAATTTCCGCCGTACCGTCTTCGCGGTGCCCGCGCAGCCGGCGCCAGTCATCGGCGCTGCTCCACGCGCGGCCGGAGGCTTCGGCCGCCGCGTCAGTGGTTCGTGA
- a CDS encoding SPOR domain-containing protein: protein MVKSGVDAWQRQDYAGAVRQWETAAAKGDADAEFNLGQAYRLGKGVPQDMAKAEFYFGRAARKGHPQAGDNYGIVLFQSGRQTEALPWLNTAADRGEPRAMYILGIAAFNGDYVGKDWVRAYALMTRAAASGLPQATSSLATMDTVIPLEQRQMGISLAGDLERKAEQARSVQLAASDLGAKAPPVQTPANAAPRPLPTISVPASTVAAAPPPPAPPRPATPRPATPRPAPPPPAQHTPPTVRATGNWRIQLGAFSQRGNADALWSRVKARPGLAGHPRIDIPSGGVTRLLAGGYGGQADAERACDGLKAGGIACLVIKP from the coding sequence GTGGTGAAATCCGGCGTCGATGCCTGGCAACGGCAGGACTATGCAGGCGCGGTCCGCCAATGGGAGACAGCCGCCGCCAAGGGCGATGCGGACGCGGAGTTCAACCTGGGGCAAGCCTATCGGCTGGGCAAAGGCGTGCCGCAGGACATGGCCAAGGCCGAATTCTATTTCGGCCGCGCCGCGCGCAAGGGACATCCGCAGGCCGGCGACAACTATGGCATCGTGCTGTTCCAGTCGGGCCGCCAGACGGAGGCCCTGCCCTGGCTCAACACCGCCGCTGATCGCGGAGAGCCGCGCGCGATGTACATCCTCGGCATCGCCGCCTTCAACGGCGATTACGTGGGCAAGGACTGGGTGCGCGCTTATGCGCTGATGACCCGCGCCGCGGCCAGCGGCCTGCCGCAGGCGACATCCAGCCTCGCCACCATGGACACCGTGATCCCGCTGGAGCAGCGGCAAATGGGCATTTCGCTGGCCGGCGATCTCGAACGGAAAGCGGAACAGGCGCGCAGCGTGCAACTCGCCGCCAGCGATCTGGGCGCCAAGGCCCCGCCGGTGCAAACGCCCGCCAACGCCGCGCCCCGGCCGTTGCCCACCATCAGCGTACCCGCCTCCACCGTCGCGGCGGCTCCGCCACCGCCCGCACCCCCGCGCCCGGCAACGCCCCGACCGGCAACGCCCCGACCGGCACCTCCCCCGCCAGCCCAGCATACCCCGCCCACCGTCCGCGCGACCGGCAACTGGCGCATCCAGCTGGGCGCGTTCTCGCAGCGCGGCAATGCCGATGCGCTGTGGAGCCGGGTGAAGGCCCGACCGGGCTTGGCCGGCCATCCCCGGATCGACATTCCCTCCGGCGGCGTGACGCGCCTGCTCGCCGGCGGCTACGGCGGACAGGCGGACGCGGAAAGGGCGTGCGACGGCCTCAAGGCTGGTGGCATCGCGTGCCTGGTGATAAAGCCGTAA